GTTCTCGATACCGAACGTCTTCGCCACCGCCATTTGCAGCAGCACGGCGGAGAGCGACGTCTTGATGCCCGGAATCGCGATCTTGTCCTTCGGCGTGAAGTCCTTGAGCGATTTGATGTTCGGGTTGTTCGTATTGAGCCAGAGCGGGCCGGTCGACAGTGCCGACAAACCGATCACTTCCGAGCGCGGAATGCCGTGCGCTTTCGACCACAGCGTGACGAAGCCCGGCGCTCCCGTGCCCGCGACATCGAGATTGCCGGCGAGCATCGCGTCGTTGATCACATTGCCGCCGTCGAGAATGGTCCACGTGGTCTTCACATCGCCGAGCCCCAGCGCCTTCGCATGCTTCTCGACGAGTTGCTGGTCGCGCATGACCATCAGTGGCAAATAGAGAATGCCGTAGCCGTGCGAGAGGCGAACGGTGCTGGCTTCTGCGTGGGCGGCATTGCCGAGCGTGGTGAGGGCCGTTGTGGCGGCGAGCGTCAATGCGCTTGCCCAGCGAGCAAAATGGCGTCGGTTCATGGTGTTGTCGTCTCCTGGATAGTTGGAATTATTCATGCCCCCGAAGGGGCGTCAATCAGACACAGCCGCAAAGTTGCGCGTCGCGACAGTTCTCAGTGCTGCATTCCCCAGCGATGCAACGTGCGTTTCTCGATGCGGGCGAACAGCAGGTTCTCGACCGCCAGCCCGATCAGAATCACGAAGAACAGCCCCGCGAAGACGTTGGCCGTCTCGAGCGAATTGCGATTCTCGAAGATGTACCAGCCGAGGCCGCCCGAGCCGGAGGACACGCCGAACACGAGTTCTGCGGCAATCAACGTGCGCCACGCAAACGCCCAGCCCACCTTCAGACCTGTGAGAATGCTCGGAAACGCGGCCGGAATGAGCACGTGCCGAACCAGCGCGAATCGCTTGAGCCCGTAGTTCTGACCGACCATGCGCAAGGTCTTCGACACGCCGCGAAAGCCGCTGTGGGTGTTGAGCGCCACAGCCCACAATACCGAGTGCACCAGCACGAAGATCACACTGCCGTTACCGAGTCCGAACCAGATCAGCGCGAGCGGCAGCAGCGCGATGGCCGGCAGCGGATTGAACATGGCGGTGAGTGTCTCGAGCAGGTCGTTGCCGATCTTCGAGCTGATCGCCACGGTCGTGAGCACGGCGGCGAGCGCAATGCCGATGCCATAGCCGACGAGTAGCGTCTTGAGCGAGATCGCGGCGCGCAGCAGCAGCACGCCGCTCGTCAGACCGCTGGCGAATGCGCCGAGGGTGTCGGTGAAGCTCGGGAACAGCAGCGCGTTGTCGAGCCAGCGGCCGTAAATTTCCCAGATGATGGCGAGCACGCACAGGATCACGGTCTTGCGCAGCCAGCTAAGACGGTAGAGCGTCTCGAAGGTCGAGAGCGGGCGCTGAATCGAGGAGAGTTCGGCAGGGGTGGGCTCCAGCACGATCTCGGGCCGGTACACCGGCTCGATGGGCGCTTGTGCGCCGGACGTCGTATGTTGCGGGGCGATGGCGTTCATGGACGTCTCCTCAGTGGGCCGCGAACAGCAGTTGATCGATGCGCGTCTCGAGCGCGCTCTGGTGTGCCGTGCCGAGCTGATCGGGCGCAATGCTATTGAGTTCGGCCTTGACCTGACCGGGGTGCGGGGAGAGCAGCAGAATACGCGTGCCGATCCGGATTGCCTCGTCGATACCGTGTGTCACGAACAGCACCGTGAAGCGCGTGTCGTCCCACAGGCGCAGCAGTTCGTCCTGCATCTTGCGACGCGTGAGAGCGTCGAGGGCGGCGAAGGGTTCGTCCATGAGCAGGACATCGGGCTCCATTGCCATGCCGCGTGCGATGGATACGCGCTGCTTCATGCCGCCCGAGAGCGTATGCGGATAGCTGTCGATGAATTTCGCCAGTCCGACTTTCTCGATGTAATGCGCGGCACGCTCGGCGGCTTCGCGACCTTTCAGGCGGCCGCTCGCGGTGAGGGCGAATTCCACGTTCTGACGCACGGTCTTCCACGGCAGCAGTTGGTCGAACTCCTGAAAGACCATCATGCGATCGGGGCCGGGCTCGTTGATCGTGCGGCCTTTGAGCCGAATCTCGCCGCTCACCGGCGGAAGATAGCCGCCAATGGCCTTGAGCAACGTCGATTTGCCGCAACCGGACGGGCCGAGCAGCACGAACCGGTCGCCCGGATAGACGTTGAAGCTGACTTGTTGCGCGGCGGTGACGAGGTAATCGTCGGTTTTGTATTGCAGCGTGACGCGATCGATTTCGAGCAATGGCGGCACCGCGGGCGAAACTGTCCCGGCGGCGCCCGCAAGGGGGGCGTTTTGCATTGCGTGTCTCCTGAAGGATGCTTTTATAATCGGCCCGATACTAAGCAGCGAAGCTGTAGCGAAGCTGACATGCCGGGTGGACGGCACCCGAATTCAGGGGAAACACCGAGGAAGTTGCCGACGATTTCCGAGAGAATCGCGGGCATACGCCGGGAGATTCGCGGCGCGGCGTCCAGGCAGGGCGCTTCACGAGCGGCGAAACAGGGAAGGAGACTCAGGAACCATGCGCATCATGCTGGTGGAAGACACCGCCGATGTCGCCGAAGCGATTGCAACCCAATTGCGCAGGCTTGGCCATGCGCTCGATTGCGAGTCGGACGGTGCGGCTGCAGCGGCACGCATCGGCGACGATTATGACCTGTTGATCCTCGACGTCATGTTGCCGCACGTCGACGGCTTCGAGTTGCTCAAGCGAGTGCGTGAGCGTGGGCTATCCACCCGCGTACTGATGCTCACGGCCTGTGCCGAGATCGAAGAGCGGGTGCGTGCCCTCGATCTCGGCGCCGACGATTACCTCACCAAACCTTTCGACTTCCGCGAGCTGGAAGCGCGTGTGCGCGCCCTCATGCGCCGCACCGGGCAGGACGCCACGAACCGGCTCACCTGCGCCAATCTCTCGCTCGATCGCAAGAGTCGCGGCGTCGAAATCGATGGGCAGCCGATCGAACTTACGCGCCGCGAAGTGACGCTGCTGGAAATCCTCGCGGCGCGTCCGGGACGCATTTTCGGCAAGGACGAACTCATGGACCGTCTCTACGGCGATGAGCCCGCACCGAATGCAAACGCCATCGAGCAATATGTCGCGCGTCTGCGCAAGAAACTGGCGGCTGCGCAATTCCAGATTCGCACGTTGCGCGGGCTGGGCTACCAACTCGTGCTGTCATGATCGTTCCCGGCCGGTCACTGTATCTGCGGCTGGTCGTGCGCATGGGCGCCGTGCTGGCGTTCGCCGTCGCCGCCGTGCTGCTGGGTATCTGGTTCTCGACGCGTTCGGCCGTCGACCGCGCGTATGACCGTTGGCTGCTCGGCAGCGCGTTGCAAGTGGCGGAGAACACCTGGTATCAGAACGGCGAGGTGAATGTCGACGTGCCGCTCGCCGCGTTTTCCGCGCTCGCGCCGGGCGATCAGATCTTCTACACCGTGCTCGATCCCGATGGCCGCTCGGTGGCGGGCGATTCCGAGTTCCGTCCGGTGATTCCGTGGGACAAGCTGGCCGACGGTCCTCTCGTTGTCGATGGCACCTATCAGGAGATGCCGATCCGTATCGCCATCGTCGGGCGCCGGATGCCGGTGGCGGCGCCGCACCCGTGGGCCGTCGTGGCGCTCGCGCACACCCAGAATGCCCGGGTCCGGTTCACGCGCGGGCTGGCGGACAACACACTGCTGATCACCATCGCGACGGGAGTGTTGACGATGCTGGCGGCCCTATGGACGTTGCGTCAGGCGCTGCTGCCGCTCAAGCAGATCGAGGCGGCGATCCGGGCGCGCGATTCGAACGACCTCGTGCCGCTGGCGGTCACCGTGCCTGCCGAAACGCTGGCGCTCGTGGGGGCGATCAACGACTTCATGCAACGGCTCGCG
This window of the Pandoraea fibrosis genome carries:
- a CDS encoding ABC transporter substrate-binding protein, which encodes MNRRHFARWASALTLAATTALTTLGNAAHAEASTVRLSHGYGILYLPLMVMRDQQLVEKHAKALGLGDVKTTWTILDGGNVINDAMLAGNLDVAGTGAPGFVTLWSKAHGIPRSEVIGLSALSTGPLWLNTNNPNIKSLKDFTPKDKIAIPGIKTSLSAVLLQMAVAKTFGIENYAKLDPQTVSLSHPEALSALLSGKTEITAHFTSPPFSYQELKDPRIKRVLNSTDVLGNITIDVVFAPKQFTVQNPKLVQAILDAQEEAAAYIAKDHVGAAKTFLRVSKMNLPQAEIEQMIADPGLQFTTTPNGLMQYVEFMGRAGTIKTRPAKWSDLFVPQMAGRQGS
- a CDS encoding ABC transporter permease; this translates as MNAIAPQHTTSGAQAPIEPVYRPEIVLEPTPAELSSIQRPLSTFETLYRLSWLRKTVILCVLAIIWEIYGRWLDNALLFPSFTDTLGAFASGLTSGVLLLRAAISLKTLLVGYGIGIALAAVLTTVAISSKIGNDLLETLTAMFNPLPAIALLPLALIWFGLGNGSVIFVLVHSVLWAVALNTHSGFRGVSKTLRMVGQNYGLKRFALVRHVLIPAAFPSILTGLKVGWAFAWRTLIAAELVFGVSSGSGGLGWYIFENRNSLETANVFAGLFFVILIGLAVENLLFARIEKRTLHRWGMQH
- a CDS encoding ABC transporter ATP-binding protein → MQNAPLAGAAGTVSPAVPPLLEIDRVTLQYKTDDYLVTAAQQVSFNVYPGDRFVLLGPSGCGKSTLLKAIGGYLPPVSGEIRLKGRTINEPGPDRMMVFQEFDQLLPWKTVRQNVEFALTASGRLKGREAAERAAHYIEKVGLAKFIDSYPHTLSGGMKQRVSIARGMAMEPDVLLMDEPFAALDALTRRKMQDELLRLWDDTRFTVLFVTHGIDEAIRIGTRILLLSPHPGQVKAELNSIAPDQLGTAHQSALETRIDQLLFAAH
- a CDS encoding response regulator transcription factor; the encoded protein is MRIMLVEDTADVAEAIATQLRRLGHALDCESDGAAAAARIGDDYDLLILDVMLPHVDGFELLKRVRERGLSTRVLMLTACAEIEERVRALDLGADDYLTKPFDFRELEARVRALMRRTGQDATNRLTCANLSLDRKSRGVEIDGQPIELTRREVTLLEILAARPGRIFGKDELMDRLYGDEPAPNANAIEQYVARLRKKLAAAQFQIRTLRGLGYQLVLS
- a CDS encoding sensor histidine kinase translates to MIVPGRSLYLRLVVRMGAVLAFAVAAVLLGIWFSTRSAVDRAYDRWLLGSALQVAENTWYQNGEVNVDVPLAAFSALAPGDQIFYTVLDPDGRSVAGDSEFRPVIPWDKLADGPLVVDGTYQEMPIRIAIVGRRMPVAAPHPWAVVALAHTQNARVRFTRGLADNTLLITIATGVLTMLAALWTLRQALLPLKQIEAAIRARDSNDLVPLAVTVPAETLALVGAINDFMQRLATSRALMRRVIGDAAHQLRTPVTALTAQVEMLTQTQDEDARQTHIARIQKQARGLGGLIHQLINHAMVQHRANSVAPVPVDLNELLPTAMRETLSYATRDIDVALNAPDTACMVLGDPLSLREAVKNVLANALAYGAPHRLHVDVTRADGQWRLRFFDDGPGIPEAEWQRVRTPFSSRSDGRDGASLGLAMVAEVIHAHGGQMTFERVEGEGFAVVLTLPVAT